In the genome of Oncorhynchus clarkii lewisi isolate Uvic-CL-2024 chromosome 22, UVic_Ocla_1.0, whole genome shotgun sequence, one region contains:
- the LOC139380662 gene encoding sentrin-specific protease 7 isoform X1, with translation MMDHRRALTISLAVDKVDNAQMGSPLKIPKTLLSSELGCGNEEAQIHWSQIAGDRIKLQDSRQQNGSISLDHGQVALAQVAMDRQVQLVLTDVLKTEQGLAYLDKKRRGLMTDNGERKRESWVGSGQRRVSPSSREGGGDRRDDPQYRKRPHDHDTPTSTRKETRSHHRGGSEEEEEMKEVIIGEENEGSVSGRRRSGVPLEEVIFPEGDRHQKKRYPESTRTRKFNSGSSESTRPERERCRRESGLYCNGQVKDGWMKDGAVESLTTDTSRRSRGSVLRLSGESRGVGGLLPKRLCLEGTGGRDTNVASIEVEVDPSDFDGTLMVVTVGEDEEVVSPSNPSCEKERRGTLRLCLSSSQDRSPKPSPAEPIVLSSDEEEVVTPSRSSVLWPQTGASDSKPQRNHSQEQMVAEMHSQLVPVVVTGFGVAPFPSTDDSENMGLPFSSLHCGGVRGEASGNLRITNQRIIIPIQEPSGLVEVMVTVERCQLWRYSVWDWEELQERGLGWEVEGGQPPPALLLLYVSDTQAAAVQEDLSELSIKQALDPPTGQASPFLLLTLCDPLEGVEGALLRSILDIICLNNTPHVDATRLRGSSPANWVVDLHSPLLSLDDSLVLVSRTGLDPQLLSLLGHNSAKSGTEPDQDQEPEQDRDTPGLELDPLDREVEGESQTLPDTDTQMEEEQREGSPVQPRPVYTVCHHRTRGSYSVSLGPKPGSNWTRYTHQGPTRRLIQFPPPPSKGGITVTTEDLECLDNGQFLNDVIIDFYLKYLLLERAPQDVADRSHVFSSFFYKQLTRRDNASEDSTSISAQQRRHQRVKTWTRHVDIFKKDFLFVPVNQEAHWYLVVICFPGLEEPQCEEWRSPASRRGTGGEKLGKAQAEEEASGSEKLNGVTDVPPGPTNTDNQDKLTLTVSESVVQGDSVLQPPPGPPDCTEKTCHRENVCKRPCILIMDSLKFSLHERVFKLLREYLQSEWEVRRGSVREFSSEQMRGSHCKVPLQDNSSDCGLYLLQYVESFLQDPVVHFELPLRLEHWFPRQQVRRKRDEIRDLVLNLYRHQRGTVGSIGNMGNVGS, from the exons TTTGGATCATGGCCAGGTGGCTTTAGCCCAAGTGGCAATGGACAG GCAGGTCCAGTTGGTCCTCACGGACGTTTTAAAGACTGAACAGGGGCTGGCCTACCTGGACAAGAAAAGGCGTGGCCTGATGACTgacaatggagagagaaagagagagtcgtGGGTGGGGAGTGGGCAGAGGAGGGTGTCTCCGAgcagcagagagggggggggggatcggAGAGATGACCCCCAATACAGAAAGAGACCCCATGACCACGACACACCCACCTCGACCCGCAAGGAGACGAG GTCACACCATAGAGGGGGgtcagaggaagaagaggagatgaAAGAAGTCATAATAGGAGAGGAGAACG agggtagtgtgtcAGGGAGGCGCAGGTCCGGGGTACCTCTGGAGGAGGTGATCTTTCCTGAGGGGGACAGGCACCAGAAAAAGCGTTACCCAGAATCCACCAGGACCAGGAAGTTCAATTCAGGTTCAAGTGAATCCACACGTCCTGAG agggagagatgtaggaGGGAGTCTGggctctactgtaatggacaGGTGAAGGATGGGTGGATGAAGGATGGCGCGGTGGAGAGCTTGACCACAGACACCTCCAGGCGCTCCAGGGGGAGTGTGCTGCGCCTGTCCGGGGAGTCCAGAGGCGTGGGAGGACTGCTCCCAAAACGGCTCTGTCTGGAGGGGACAGGGGGCAGAGACACCAATGTAGCATCcatagaggtagaggtggatcCCTCCGACTTTGACGGGACCTTGATGGTTGTCACTGTGGGGGAAGACGAGGAAGTTGTTAGCCCCTCTAACCCCAGCtgtgaaaaggagaggagaggaaccctGAGGCTGTGCCTGTCCTCCAGCCAGGATAGGTCGCCCAAACCCAGCCCTGCTGAACCCA TTGTTCTCTCCAGTGATGAGGAGGAGGTAGTCACCCCATCCCGCAGTTCAGTCCTTTGGCCACAGACTGGCGCTAGTGATTCTAAGCCCCAGAGAAATCATTCTCAGGAACAAATGGTGGCAGAAATGCACTCTCAG tTGGTGCCTGTGGTGGTGACCGGATTTGGGGTGGCCCCCTTCCCCAGTACTGATGACTCTGAGAATATGGGCCTGCCCTTCTCTTCCCTGCACTGTGGGGGGGTCCGTGGGGAGGCCAGCGGGAACCTCAGG ATCACAAACCAAAGAATCATCATACCAATTCAAG AGCCTTCGGGCCTGGTAGAAGTGATGGTGACTGTGGAGCGCTGTCAGCTGTGGCGGTACAGCGTCTGGGACTGGGAGGAGCTacaggagagagggctggggtggGAGGTTGAGGGGGGGCAGCCGCCccccgccctcctcctcctctacgtGTCAGACACCCAGGCAGCCGCTGTCCAAGAAGACCTGAGTGAGCTGTCAATCAAACAGGCCTTAGACCCACCCACTG gtCAAGCCAGTCCCTTTCTCTTgctcactctgtgtgaccctctggagggggtggagggggctCTCCTTCGCTCCATCCTCGACATCATCTGTCTCAACAACACCCCGCACGTCGACGCTACACGGCTCCGTGGCAGCTCTCCTGCCAACTGGGTTGTTGACCTCCACAGTCCCCTCCTGTCATTGGATGACAGTCTGGTGCTGGTCAGCAGAACTGGACTGGACCCGCAGCTACTCTCCCTACTGGGCCATAACAGTGCCAAGTCTGGGACAGAGCCAGACCAGGACCAAGAACcagaacaggacagagacacACCTGGGCTGGAGCTGGACCCTCtggacagagaggtggagggggagtcCCAGACGCTAccagacacagatacacagatggaggaggagcagagggag GGGAGTCCAGTCCAGCCCAGACCCGTGTACACAGTGTGTCACCACAGAACCAGAGGCTCCTACTCTGTGTCCCTGGGCCCCAAGCCTGGCTCCAACTGGACCCGGTACACACACCAGGGCCCCACACGCAG GTTGATCCAGTTTCCTCCACCTCCTTCCAAAGGAGGGATCACCGTGACAACAGAAGATCTGGAGTGCCTTGACAATGGCCAGTTCCTGAATGATGTCATCATCGATTTCTACCTCAA GTATCTCCTCCTGGAGAGGGCTCCACAGGATGTGGCTGATCGCTCTCATGTCTTCAGCAGCTTCTTCTACAAGCAGCTCACACGCAGAGACAACGCAAGTGAGGACAGCACCAGCATctc AGCACAGCAGCGGCGGCACCAGCGAGTGAAGACGTGGACACGACATGTGGACATCTTCAAGAAAGACTTCCTGTTTGTGCCTGTCAATCAGGA AGCCCACTGGTACCTGGTGGTGATCTGCTTCCCTGGCCTGGAGGAGCCCCAGTGTGAGGAGTGGCGCAGCCCAGCCTCGCGGAGGGGAACAGGGGGGGAGAAGCTAGGCAAGGCCCAGGCTGAAGAGGAGGCCTCCGGGTCTGAAAAGCTTAATGGTGTCACTGATGTTCCCCCTGGTCCCACCAACACTGACAACCAAGACAAACTGACACTTACAG TTTCAGAGAGTGTTGTCCAGGGTGACTCAGTACTCCAGCCCCCTCCTGGTCCTCCG GACTGCACTGAGAAGACCTGCCACAGAGAGAATGTCTGTAAAAG ACCCTGCATTCTCATCATGGACTCCCTCAAGTTCTCCCTCCATGAGCGTGTCTTCAAACTCTTACGGGA gtACCTGCAGTCAGAGTGGGAGGTGCGTCGGGGCTCTGTGCGTGAGTTCAGTTCTGAGCAGATGAGAGGCTCCCACTGTAAAGTCCCTCTACAGGACAACAGCAGTGACTGCGGCCTATACCTGCTACAATACGTTGAGAGTTTCCTGCAG GACCCTGTGGTGCACTTTGAGCTCCCCCTGCGCCTAGAACACTGGTTCCCACGGCAACAGGTGCGGAGGAAACGAGACGAAATCAGGGACCTGGTGCTGAACCTGTACAGACACCAGAGGGGCACGGTGGGTAGTATAGGAAACATGGGAAATGTAGGCAGTTAG
- the LOC139380662 gene encoding sentrin-specific protease 7 isoform X2: MMDHRRALTISLAVDKMGSPLKIPKTLLSSELGCGNEEAQIHWSQIAGDRIKLQDSRQQNGSISLDHGQVALAQVAMDRQVQLVLTDVLKTEQGLAYLDKKRRGLMTDNGERKRESWVGSGQRRVSPSSREGGGDRRDDPQYRKRPHDHDTPTSTRKETRSHHRGGSEEEEEMKEVIIGEENEGSVSGRRRSGVPLEEVIFPEGDRHQKKRYPESTRTRKFNSGSSESTRPERERCRRESGLYCNGQVKDGWMKDGAVESLTTDTSRRSRGSVLRLSGESRGVGGLLPKRLCLEGTGGRDTNVASIEVEVDPSDFDGTLMVVTVGEDEEVVSPSNPSCEKERRGTLRLCLSSSQDRSPKPSPAEPIVLSSDEEEVVTPSRSSVLWPQTGASDSKPQRNHSQEQMVAEMHSQLVPVVVTGFGVAPFPSTDDSENMGLPFSSLHCGGVRGEASGNLRITNQRIIIPIQEPSGLVEVMVTVERCQLWRYSVWDWEELQERGLGWEVEGGQPPPALLLLYVSDTQAAAVQEDLSELSIKQALDPPTGQASPFLLLTLCDPLEGVEGALLRSILDIICLNNTPHVDATRLRGSSPANWVVDLHSPLLSLDDSLVLVSRTGLDPQLLSLLGHNSAKSGTEPDQDQEPEQDRDTPGLELDPLDREVEGESQTLPDTDTQMEEEQREGSPVQPRPVYTVCHHRTRGSYSVSLGPKPGSNWTRYTHQGPTRRLIQFPPPPSKGGITVTTEDLECLDNGQFLNDVIIDFYLKYLLLERAPQDVADRSHVFSSFFYKQLTRRDNASEDSTSISAQQRRHQRVKTWTRHVDIFKKDFLFVPVNQEAHWYLVVICFPGLEEPQCEEWRSPASRRGTGGEKLGKAQAEEEASGSEKLNGVTDVPPGPTNTDNQDKLTLTVSESVVQGDSVLQPPPGPPDCTEKTCHRENVCKRPCILIMDSLKFSLHERVFKLLREYLQSEWEVRRGSVREFSSEQMRGSHCKVPLQDNSSDCGLYLLQYVESFLQDPVVHFELPLRLEHWFPRQQVRRKRDEIRDLVLNLYRHQRGTVGSIGNMGNVGS; this comes from the exons TTTGGATCATGGCCAGGTGGCTTTAGCCCAAGTGGCAATGGACAG GCAGGTCCAGTTGGTCCTCACGGACGTTTTAAAGACTGAACAGGGGCTGGCCTACCTGGACAAGAAAAGGCGTGGCCTGATGACTgacaatggagagagaaagagagagtcgtGGGTGGGGAGTGGGCAGAGGAGGGTGTCTCCGAgcagcagagagggggggggggatcggAGAGATGACCCCCAATACAGAAAGAGACCCCATGACCACGACACACCCACCTCGACCCGCAAGGAGACGAG GTCACACCATAGAGGGGGgtcagaggaagaagaggagatgaAAGAAGTCATAATAGGAGAGGAGAACG agggtagtgtgtcAGGGAGGCGCAGGTCCGGGGTACCTCTGGAGGAGGTGATCTTTCCTGAGGGGGACAGGCACCAGAAAAAGCGTTACCCAGAATCCACCAGGACCAGGAAGTTCAATTCAGGTTCAAGTGAATCCACACGTCCTGAG agggagagatgtaggaGGGAGTCTGggctctactgtaatggacaGGTGAAGGATGGGTGGATGAAGGATGGCGCGGTGGAGAGCTTGACCACAGACACCTCCAGGCGCTCCAGGGGGAGTGTGCTGCGCCTGTCCGGGGAGTCCAGAGGCGTGGGAGGACTGCTCCCAAAACGGCTCTGTCTGGAGGGGACAGGGGGCAGAGACACCAATGTAGCATCcatagaggtagaggtggatcCCTCCGACTTTGACGGGACCTTGATGGTTGTCACTGTGGGGGAAGACGAGGAAGTTGTTAGCCCCTCTAACCCCAGCtgtgaaaaggagaggagaggaaccctGAGGCTGTGCCTGTCCTCCAGCCAGGATAGGTCGCCCAAACCCAGCCCTGCTGAACCCA TTGTTCTCTCCAGTGATGAGGAGGAGGTAGTCACCCCATCCCGCAGTTCAGTCCTTTGGCCACAGACTGGCGCTAGTGATTCTAAGCCCCAGAGAAATCATTCTCAGGAACAAATGGTGGCAGAAATGCACTCTCAG tTGGTGCCTGTGGTGGTGACCGGATTTGGGGTGGCCCCCTTCCCCAGTACTGATGACTCTGAGAATATGGGCCTGCCCTTCTCTTCCCTGCACTGTGGGGGGGTCCGTGGGGAGGCCAGCGGGAACCTCAGG ATCACAAACCAAAGAATCATCATACCAATTCAAG AGCCTTCGGGCCTGGTAGAAGTGATGGTGACTGTGGAGCGCTGTCAGCTGTGGCGGTACAGCGTCTGGGACTGGGAGGAGCTacaggagagagggctggggtggGAGGTTGAGGGGGGGCAGCCGCCccccgccctcctcctcctctacgtGTCAGACACCCAGGCAGCCGCTGTCCAAGAAGACCTGAGTGAGCTGTCAATCAAACAGGCCTTAGACCCACCCACTG gtCAAGCCAGTCCCTTTCTCTTgctcactctgtgtgaccctctggagggggtggagggggctCTCCTTCGCTCCATCCTCGACATCATCTGTCTCAACAACACCCCGCACGTCGACGCTACACGGCTCCGTGGCAGCTCTCCTGCCAACTGGGTTGTTGACCTCCACAGTCCCCTCCTGTCATTGGATGACAGTCTGGTGCTGGTCAGCAGAACTGGACTGGACCCGCAGCTACTCTCCCTACTGGGCCATAACAGTGCCAAGTCTGGGACAGAGCCAGACCAGGACCAAGAACcagaacaggacagagacacACCTGGGCTGGAGCTGGACCCTCtggacagagaggtggagggggagtcCCAGACGCTAccagacacagatacacagatggaggaggagcagagggag GGGAGTCCAGTCCAGCCCAGACCCGTGTACACAGTGTGTCACCACAGAACCAGAGGCTCCTACTCTGTGTCCCTGGGCCCCAAGCCTGGCTCCAACTGGACCCGGTACACACACCAGGGCCCCACACGCAG GTTGATCCAGTTTCCTCCACCTCCTTCCAAAGGAGGGATCACCGTGACAACAGAAGATCTGGAGTGCCTTGACAATGGCCAGTTCCTGAATGATGTCATCATCGATTTCTACCTCAA GTATCTCCTCCTGGAGAGGGCTCCACAGGATGTGGCTGATCGCTCTCATGTCTTCAGCAGCTTCTTCTACAAGCAGCTCACACGCAGAGACAACGCAAGTGAGGACAGCACCAGCATctc AGCACAGCAGCGGCGGCACCAGCGAGTGAAGACGTGGACACGACATGTGGACATCTTCAAGAAAGACTTCCTGTTTGTGCCTGTCAATCAGGA AGCCCACTGGTACCTGGTGGTGATCTGCTTCCCTGGCCTGGAGGAGCCCCAGTGTGAGGAGTGGCGCAGCCCAGCCTCGCGGAGGGGAACAGGGGGGGAGAAGCTAGGCAAGGCCCAGGCTGAAGAGGAGGCCTCCGGGTCTGAAAAGCTTAATGGTGTCACTGATGTTCCCCCTGGTCCCACCAACACTGACAACCAAGACAAACTGACACTTACAG TTTCAGAGAGTGTTGTCCAGGGTGACTCAGTACTCCAGCCCCCTCCTGGTCCTCCG GACTGCACTGAGAAGACCTGCCACAGAGAGAATGTCTGTAAAAG ACCCTGCATTCTCATCATGGACTCCCTCAAGTTCTCCCTCCATGAGCGTGTCTTCAAACTCTTACGGGA gtACCTGCAGTCAGAGTGGGAGGTGCGTCGGGGCTCTGTGCGTGAGTTCAGTTCTGAGCAGATGAGAGGCTCCCACTGTAAAGTCCCTCTACAGGACAACAGCAGTGACTGCGGCCTATACCTGCTACAATACGTTGAGAGTTTCCTGCAG GACCCTGTGGTGCACTTTGAGCTCCCCCTGCGCCTAGAACACTGGTTCCCACGGCAACAGGTGCGGAGGAAACGAGACGAAATCAGGGACCTGGTGCTGAACCTGTACAGACACCAGAGGGGCACGGTGGGTAGTATAGGAAACATGGGAAATGTAGGCAGTTAG
- the LOC139380662 gene encoding sentrin-specific protease 7 isoform X3 — MDRQVQLVLTDVLKTEQGLAYLDKKRRGLMTDNGERKRESWVGSGQRRVSPSSREGGGDRRDDPQYRKRPHDHDTPTSTRKETRSHHRGGSEEEEEMKEVIIGEENEGSVSGRRRSGVPLEEVIFPEGDRHQKKRYPESTRTRKFNSGSSESTRPERERCRRESGLYCNGQVKDGWMKDGAVESLTTDTSRRSRGSVLRLSGESRGVGGLLPKRLCLEGTGGRDTNVASIEVEVDPSDFDGTLMVVTVGEDEEVVSPSNPSCEKERRGTLRLCLSSSQDRSPKPSPAEPIVLSSDEEEVVTPSRSSVLWPQTGASDSKPQRNHSQEQMVAEMHSQLVPVVVTGFGVAPFPSTDDSENMGLPFSSLHCGGVRGEASGNLRITNQRIIIPIQEPSGLVEVMVTVERCQLWRYSVWDWEELQERGLGWEVEGGQPPPALLLLYVSDTQAAAVQEDLSELSIKQALDPPTGQASPFLLLTLCDPLEGVEGALLRSILDIICLNNTPHVDATRLRGSSPANWVVDLHSPLLSLDDSLVLVSRTGLDPQLLSLLGHNSAKSGTEPDQDQEPEQDRDTPGLELDPLDREVEGESQTLPDTDTQMEEEQREGSPVQPRPVYTVCHHRTRGSYSVSLGPKPGSNWTRYTHQGPTRRLIQFPPPPSKGGITVTTEDLECLDNGQFLNDVIIDFYLKYLLLERAPQDVADRSHVFSSFFYKQLTRRDNASEDSTSISAQQRRHQRVKTWTRHVDIFKKDFLFVPVNQEAHWYLVVICFPGLEEPQCEEWRSPASRRGTGGEKLGKAQAEEEASGSEKLNGVTDVPPGPTNTDNQDKLTLTVSESVVQGDSVLQPPPGPPDCTEKTCHRENVCKRPCILIMDSLKFSLHERVFKLLREYLQSEWEVRRGSVREFSSEQMRGSHCKVPLQDNSSDCGLYLLQYVESFLQDPVVHFELPLRLEHWFPRQQVRRKRDEIRDLVLNLYRHQRGTVGSIGNMGNVGS, encoded by the exons ATGGACAG GCAGGTCCAGTTGGTCCTCACGGACGTTTTAAAGACTGAACAGGGGCTGGCCTACCTGGACAAGAAAAGGCGTGGCCTGATGACTgacaatggagagagaaagagagagtcgtGGGTGGGGAGTGGGCAGAGGAGGGTGTCTCCGAgcagcagagagggggggggggatcggAGAGATGACCCCCAATACAGAAAGAGACCCCATGACCACGACACACCCACCTCGACCCGCAAGGAGACGAG GTCACACCATAGAGGGGGgtcagaggaagaagaggagatgaAAGAAGTCATAATAGGAGAGGAGAACG agggtagtgtgtcAGGGAGGCGCAGGTCCGGGGTACCTCTGGAGGAGGTGATCTTTCCTGAGGGGGACAGGCACCAGAAAAAGCGTTACCCAGAATCCACCAGGACCAGGAAGTTCAATTCAGGTTCAAGTGAATCCACACGTCCTGAG agggagagatgtaggaGGGAGTCTGggctctactgtaatggacaGGTGAAGGATGGGTGGATGAAGGATGGCGCGGTGGAGAGCTTGACCACAGACACCTCCAGGCGCTCCAGGGGGAGTGTGCTGCGCCTGTCCGGGGAGTCCAGAGGCGTGGGAGGACTGCTCCCAAAACGGCTCTGTCTGGAGGGGACAGGGGGCAGAGACACCAATGTAGCATCcatagaggtagaggtggatcCCTCCGACTTTGACGGGACCTTGATGGTTGTCACTGTGGGGGAAGACGAGGAAGTTGTTAGCCCCTCTAACCCCAGCtgtgaaaaggagaggagaggaaccctGAGGCTGTGCCTGTCCTCCAGCCAGGATAGGTCGCCCAAACCCAGCCCTGCTGAACCCA TTGTTCTCTCCAGTGATGAGGAGGAGGTAGTCACCCCATCCCGCAGTTCAGTCCTTTGGCCACAGACTGGCGCTAGTGATTCTAAGCCCCAGAGAAATCATTCTCAGGAACAAATGGTGGCAGAAATGCACTCTCAG tTGGTGCCTGTGGTGGTGACCGGATTTGGGGTGGCCCCCTTCCCCAGTACTGATGACTCTGAGAATATGGGCCTGCCCTTCTCTTCCCTGCACTGTGGGGGGGTCCGTGGGGAGGCCAGCGGGAACCTCAGG ATCACAAACCAAAGAATCATCATACCAATTCAAG AGCCTTCGGGCCTGGTAGAAGTGATGGTGACTGTGGAGCGCTGTCAGCTGTGGCGGTACAGCGTCTGGGACTGGGAGGAGCTacaggagagagggctggggtggGAGGTTGAGGGGGGGCAGCCGCCccccgccctcctcctcctctacgtGTCAGACACCCAGGCAGCCGCTGTCCAAGAAGACCTGAGTGAGCTGTCAATCAAACAGGCCTTAGACCCACCCACTG gtCAAGCCAGTCCCTTTCTCTTgctcactctgtgtgaccctctggagggggtggagggggctCTCCTTCGCTCCATCCTCGACATCATCTGTCTCAACAACACCCCGCACGTCGACGCTACACGGCTCCGTGGCAGCTCTCCTGCCAACTGGGTTGTTGACCTCCACAGTCCCCTCCTGTCATTGGATGACAGTCTGGTGCTGGTCAGCAGAACTGGACTGGACCCGCAGCTACTCTCCCTACTGGGCCATAACAGTGCCAAGTCTGGGACAGAGCCAGACCAGGACCAAGAACcagaacaggacagagacacACCTGGGCTGGAGCTGGACCCTCtggacagagaggtggagggggagtcCCAGACGCTAccagacacagatacacagatggaggaggagcagagggag GGGAGTCCAGTCCAGCCCAGACCCGTGTACACAGTGTGTCACCACAGAACCAGAGGCTCCTACTCTGTGTCCCTGGGCCCCAAGCCTGGCTCCAACTGGACCCGGTACACACACCAGGGCCCCACACGCAG GTTGATCCAGTTTCCTCCACCTCCTTCCAAAGGAGGGATCACCGTGACAACAGAAGATCTGGAGTGCCTTGACAATGGCCAGTTCCTGAATGATGTCATCATCGATTTCTACCTCAA GTATCTCCTCCTGGAGAGGGCTCCACAGGATGTGGCTGATCGCTCTCATGTCTTCAGCAGCTTCTTCTACAAGCAGCTCACACGCAGAGACAACGCAAGTGAGGACAGCACCAGCATctc AGCACAGCAGCGGCGGCACCAGCGAGTGAAGACGTGGACACGACATGTGGACATCTTCAAGAAAGACTTCCTGTTTGTGCCTGTCAATCAGGA AGCCCACTGGTACCTGGTGGTGATCTGCTTCCCTGGCCTGGAGGAGCCCCAGTGTGAGGAGTGGCGCAGCCCAGCCTCGCGGAGGGGAACAGGGGGGGAGAAGCTAGGCAAGGCCCAGGCTGAAGAGGAGGCCTCCGGGTCTGAAAAGCTTAATGGTGTCACTGATGTTCCCCCTGGTCCCACCAACACTGACAACCAAGACAAACTGACACTTACAG TTTCAGAGAGTGTTGTCCAGGGTGACTCAGTACTCCAGCCCCCTCCTGGTCCTCCG GACTGCACTGAGAAGACCTGCCACAGAGAGAATGTCTGTAAAAG ACCCTGCATTCTCATCATGGACTCCCTCAAGTTCTCCCTCCATGAGCGTGTCTTCAAACTCTTACGGGA gtACCTGCAGTCAGAGTGGGAGGTGCGTCGGGGCTCTGTGCGTGAGTTCAGTTCTGAGCAGATGAGAGGCTCCCACTGTAAAGTCCCTCTACAGGACAACAGCAGTGACTGCGGCCTATACCTGCTACAATACGTTGAGAGTTTCCTGCAG GACCCTGTGGTGCACTTTGAGCTCCCCCTGCGCCTAGAACACTGGTTCCCACGGCAACAGGTGCGGAGGAAACGAGACGAAATCAGGGACCTGGTGCTGAACCTGTACAGACACCAGAGGGGCACGGTGGGTAGTATAGGAAACATGGGAAATGTAGGCAGTTAG